One window from the genome of Nicotiana sylvestris chromosome 9, ASM39365v2, whole genome shotgun sequence encodes:
- the LOC138878211 gene encoding uncharacterized protein: protein MIQSSRQWHEKLPFALLGYHTTVCTLVGATPYLLVYGTEAVIPAKVEIPSLRIIVEAEIKDSEWVKARLEQLTLIDEKRMAAVYHGQLYQQRMARAYNKKLRPRNCEVGQLVLRRILPHHQETKGKFAPNWKGPYIIRKIFPRGALYLGDIERNEPEEVVNADAVKRYYV, encoded by the coding sequence atgattcaaagttccaggcagtggcatgaaaagttaccttttgcattgttggggtatcacACTACTGTGTGCACGTTGGTCGGAGCAACCCCTTACCTTTTGGTTTAcggcactgaagccgtaatacccgcgaaagttgaaatcccttcACTCCGGATCATTGTGGAAGCTGAAATtaaagacagtgagtgggtcaaagcccgcCTGGAGcagttaaccctgattgatgagaagcgaatggccgcagtctaccacgggcagttgtaccaacaaagaatggcccgtgcttacaacaagaaattGCGGCCTAGAAATtgtgaagtggggcaactcgttctaaggcgtattcttccccatcatcaggaaacaaaagggaaatttgctcccaattggaaaggcccatacatcatcagaaagatatttCCCAGAGGAGCATTGTACTTGGGAGATATCGAAAGAAATGAGCCCGAGGAAGTTGTGAACGCAGACGCGgtaaaaaggtactatgtctag